The Quercus lobata isolate SW786 chromosome 9, ValleyOak3.0 Primary Assembly, whole genome shotgun sequence region ttttaaaatgaataatgTAACTTTTTGATATGCTAAGTGCTATATTTTATAGCattcttgatgagaatgctcttgtTGCTAGCATTCCTAGTCCACCACTCTGTATTGCACCATGAGATTGGTCATTGGATAACAAATTAGGGGCACATATCCCAAGCAATagcattaaaatataaaattacataGTTGGTCCTTAAAGTTTATATGCTGAGTGCAATTAGTTCCTAAAGTTTCAAATGagcatttttagtccctaaagtttaaaatttaagcATTATTGGTCCCTTTGTTAAGTTCTTTTAATTTGTTGTCTACTAAGAAGCACAAGTGCAGATTTAGGTTCGCGTGAGGGTGTGGGTGCGGCGACTcggaaatttttgaaaaagtagggtacGGGTGCAGGTGCGGTAGGATacgtttattaataaatttttaaataaatttttatttatattttctacatattgctaagcatatatttttcatataatgttaAACATTTaccaatttaagagcaatagtagattaaaaaaaaaaaaacctttgggATCAATTTAATTTGATACAATTACTAAATTATTTGGCTATTATTAAGACAAATGATATAAATTGTTGAatttaatattgtgattaaaaaatcaaaatacagaTATTCAAATTTGGGggttttataataaataaacaaatgtgttgggattttttttttcttacaaatcTTTTGGTAGTAgatctttcttcttcatcttcttattTAGATAGAATTAGACCAAACTGGGGTTGTTTCAGCCAGTTTCTCGGCCAGCTATGGAAGATTTCTGTGGATTTTGGCTGGTTTCAGCCCAAATCGGCTGCCAATCGGCGTGAATCAGCgacgagaaaaagaaaaagaaaagaagtggcGAATCGGCGTGTTAAAACGAGTCAGGTGCAGGTGTGGCAGCTCTAGAGATTTTTTATGACATGACAACTTAGTCGTAGGTCTAATCACAATCCTAgtcctatttaaaaaaaaaatatatatatatatatatatatttatataaaatcaaTCATGTTGAAGCTATCAACAGTCTACACTAGTACCGTCTCCTAAATGTCACCGTTTCTCACAACACCAGAATGGCCACATTGTTCATAAGTCATAACAAACAAAAAGGCTTGCCATTGAGGTAGATGACTCAGATCCAGTATCACTGTTAACAAGATCTTTGGTGAAAATCTTGGAAGGAAGAGTTGATCCTCATTGGGTTGAAGTTGGAGGAGATGGTTCAGGAGTGGACTCGGATCCACTGCAGAGGAAGAACAAAACCCATACTATCACACCCAATGCAAAATTTCAATCAAAGGCACTATCTTTGTGGCTTTCAAatcaaattgaccaaaaatgAGAAGTGATTGGCACAAAGATTAGTAAGGTACAACAATGACAGTCATAACCATATAAGCCCATAACTTTTCTTCAAGctcacttttctatttttctaattaagtaatttcaaaactcaaacaaaataGCTGATTGATCTAAAGACTCTAGACCTATATATATGGGCGATGTGGTCTTGGGTTGTCGGTTCTTTTGCTGGTATGTTGAGAAATGCAAGAGTATGGGAGGGATGACGGTGGTGATGGTTATTGTGGtcgtgaattttttattttttattttttattttaaaatgactAGAATTAATTAGACCTAACAACTAAGCTGCCACAACTTTAAAAAACTGACATATCATTATTTCGTTAGACACATGGACAACAAATTAACAGATCTTAATGGAGAGACCAATATTTCTCACTTTTaaaactttaggaactaaaatcACTCATTTGAAACTTCAAGGACTAATAATACTCATTAAGTAAACTTTAGGGACCAACAATGTATTTTTGCCTTAAATTTAATAAGCGATTTGaggaagggaaaaacaaaaaccactttttttttttttttttttttttcacaaaaaaaaacttttactcCAAACCAGGTTGAAAGAATCTCCTGCAATCAATCATTTGGCAATTCATAAGACCATGTACATGTGGTAAttacataatttattaaattatttaaataagtaaCATGACTATTAAGCAAGTCAAATAACTAAAAGTGTATGTGGATACTCATTTAACTTGCTACATAGTGGTTGGATGAACTTGTGTTTGACATAATCAATGAGTTGAGTTGTAGCTTGGATTTGAACAGTACAAACAatcattcttattttttagatgCTTTTAGATACGTTTATGTGAAGTAAGTTTATGGTTAGAGGGTGACAAGAATCAAGTTTTAGGGCAAGCAAAGGCTAAGCTTCTTGCCAAATGGATACATAGTCTATCTACCTTTGGTGTCCCCgaatccctttctttttctttaataaattcttactaataaaacaatttattttgatatCTCATTAAATTGCTATGCTATAGAAGGAattaaacatcattttttttttttttcgcaattAAAACACGCCACTGTAAGATCTTGTATCCTAATCCTAATAATATAATTGTCATCAATACTATTTTGTTAATTCATTGCCAACTAAGTGTTTCAacatggtgttttttttttttttttttttttttttgggtgggggggtGGTTGTGGGAGACAAGCAGAAGCTCTAACTTACTAGTTTCCTATTGATATTCAGGCTCTCCTTGTGTTAATTTTCAATTAGGCCTTGCCACCAGATTTATAGCTCAATACCCATGAATGTGGCGTCATCATAGTCCATAATTTCATTTTCCCTATTTTGAAAGTTACATATTCCTCAATGAATTTTCCTCATTTCATTTCGCATGAAGAAATCAATTTGGTACCtaatttcaattgaaaatagaggcagcaaatatgaaaaatcaaCTCCATTTGTTTGATTACATATGGGGAGACAGTTCCAGAGGCATTATAGACAAGAAAAATATGATAGTGCTTAGTTAAGGCTATCTACTCGTTTATTTCATTTGATTGTTTCATCAAAAGTATGGATTTACATAGTTCATACAAATACACACCAAGTTTGTGTGAGTTACTTGTCACCTTCCTTTTGTCAAGAACCAACCCAAAGGCAGTTTGaaattcattttctctctttccgaaCATTTTTCAGAAGCTGCTGTACTTCTAGCGGCCTAGTTGAAGATATGACTGACTGCCCCTTTCAAATTGATTAGATTTCTGTAATTACTTGGTGCCATCTACAAAGATCTGCTCAAGGAAGCATATATTGTTAGTACGGATAAATTTCATTACTCAAAACATAGATTACACAAAACGAACTTCAagtcaatttttaaattaaagaaaaaaaaaagcatttaaaTAAGGAATCtaatgaaattgattaaaaaatccAGAGCGTGGCTTGAATAAAAAGGGAAGATAACTGACCTGCAAAGGATGATCTTTGCTCTTATTACACCATGCAGTATCCAGGATTACAACTCCAAATCACGCACTTGCTAATCAACAATATAAGCAGCTCTAGTGTTGATATGTTGCTAGCCATGGCTTCTCAATCACATAAAGGCTCCTTGACTAGGAGATTCATTTTCTCTTGAAGAAATTTGAGTACATCTTCTCTTCCTTCCTTTAGAAGCAACTGTCGCAACCTCCCAAATGTCACACCCGATGGTCGAATACCCTTCTCTATCATCTCTTCCAATAAGACACAAGCTTTGGAAACATTCCCCTTCTCACACAATCCATTTATAAGGACTGAAAATGTGTGCATGCTTGGGATAAACCGCTTCAACCTCATATACTTCCACACTTTAAGAGCCATCTCTAGCTCGTCCCTTTCACAAAACATCTTTATCATCATTGTATACGTGTCTGCATCTGGTTCACATACCTTGATCATCCTGCGAAAGATTCTAAATGCCTCATCAGTCTCTCCACGGAGAATCAAGCTGTTTAGAATAATGTTGCAGGTCCTTGAATTCGGTGTAACACCCTTGGAATCCATGTCATTTAAGACCCTATACACATTCTTTAACTTGTTTGTTTTACAGAAAGCACTAATCAAGGCATTATACACTGCCACATCAGGCTTGATTCCATTTCTTTCCATCTCTAAGAATGTATCTACAGCATCTTCAATCCGGTTTTCTATCCCATACGTATGAACCAAAACGCTATAAATGAAAGATGTTGGCTTGAATGTCCTAGTATCCATGTTCTTAACAATTCCAAGAGCTTCATCAACTCTCCCTGCCTTGCAAAGGATGTCAACCATAATGCCATAGGTCACTATATCAGGATTGCAACCCATGTCAACCATTTCTCGGAAAATCTCCCTTGCCCTGGGCAGATTTGGAGACTTTCCCCATCCCTCAAGCAATATACTGTAAGTCTTTGGGTCAGGAACAAACCTATCCTTCATACTGTCAAAGATCTCCTGAGCCTTCCTCACATTCCTGGACTTGCACAAAGCACTTAGAAGACCATTGAATGCTGCTAGATTTGGGGTGGTATCATATTTCTCCATGATGTTAAATGTGTAAATTGCCTCCTCCACCTTCTGAGCCCGGGAATACTTTCTCATTATAATGCAAAATGTCTCAACATTAAGCATGCTCTTGTTCCTCATAGAATTCACAAGATCCCACATGATCTGATATTGCCTAATCTTTGCCAGAGACTCAATCATGCTGTGATAAGCCCTGACACTGTGCACGTAATTTCGTTGTTTTCCAGCCCATTCAAAGAATCGATATGCCAACATACCAGCATTCTCGAATCTCTTGAGTACATCCTCAACTACATCTGGAGAAACTCTTATTCCACTTTGGTTAAGAGCAGTATCAAGAGCTAATGCTGGGCAAGATATCATAATTTCACAAATTCTTTTCCTTGGATCTAAAACCTCTGTTGTTAGTTCACTAGAACTGTACATCCTAACAAACATCatccctttaaaaaataatttgttgcgGTGGTTGCAAATTCTAATCATATTGTTGAACTGAACAGAGAATCACAATTTACCTGAcacagaaaataaaataaatcatattgAATATCACTGTTGAATGACCCTCACTGGGACATTTTTTCACCATTATGTGCATTACAACAGAATAGAGGAAATATCTTAAATCATTATAGAATAACAAGTTGAGATTTTGATATTGCTAATTATTTGTAGAAAAAGGACTCACATCCCAAACACTAAAATACTCTATTATTATATAGATTGGGAAGCAATCCTACACTGAAATGCAAAGCTATAGCTGAAGCAACACATTATTGGTCTCTCAAACAGAAAGAATCATTCTAAACCACTTAAGAGAATAACACGTTCAAGCCAGCAACATATAATTCCCCATCAACTATCAATATCATATGCAAGTTTTGACTAGGCTATTTGGGATGATGAGCTGTGGGAAAAGACACATGGTTAGTATTGATATCTTCAATTCACTATGAACACTATCATAACTCATGTTTTTATTGTGATTgaaagttttctctctctctctctctctctttctccacaATGTGACAAAACTACTTCCGAAGCAATTGAAAAGTATAACTGATTTAAAATAAGTCTAGCCTCTGCTacaattgaagaagaaattaattTCCAATGACACAACAAACAGATTACATTCGTTTAAACTTTATAGAAACACGAGCGCAAAGTCAGTTAAGGAAAATGAAAGCTACTTCTTAGCATTATATTCTGGACCTTAAATTTGAATATTCATAAACCAATCAAATTCAGACAAAACAACCACCATGTTTCCATTGTTTGATTTCAGAAAATCAACAGAACAACATAAACAATAGTGTTTAATGcccaaatataaataaataacagcCAACCCAACACAAACATAAGACAATATACAATAGTAATTCAAAGTTGGTAAATCAACAACCATAACTCGACACAAATGTAGCCGTGTGGCAGAGAAAGAAAGTAGGGGTTGTCTACATTTTCCATGCAATGCCAACAGACATTTCAATAATAAAAGGTGTCGGTATGTAGTTAGAATGCAATGAATAAATAATGTGATCCTAAGACTCTAGCTAGCTCCATAACTATAAGTTTACCTAGTACATAATAGTTGATCCCTTAAATTTATTCCTGTAGTTTACAAAACCCGTTGTAAACTGGAGCTATAAAAAGGGTACAAATATTCTgcacaaataatttttatactagttcaaatttttttttttttggggtttatgATGGTTCCAAGATATCATTCAGCAATGAAGataaaattaaactcaattttctttctttcttcaagttaattttgcaataaaaccaaagaaaataatattgcTTTGACTGTACAGTTATCACTACAGACCAGCacaaacattttcacaaacacctACCATGCATAACTATAAACTATCACAGAAAGTACTAAGTTCGGATAATTTACCACccatataaacaaaaaacatcTTCCCAAATAATATGAATTCAATTTTAACAGCCaagaagaaaaacccaaaaaccacaGCCCAAATGTCattgaaaaaatcaacacaGATTACAGATATGATTATGAATATTTATACACACCTCTCTGGCAATGAAACCACGAAATGGGgcaaagatttttcaatttcgTTCCTTCAAATTCAACAGTGTTAATTTACTCTTGTGTTGGTGGTGGAAATGGGATGCCACGATTTTCCTCTTCGGTGTGTAGAGTCTGTAGACTGTAGTGTCTCTGACTGTCAAGCGTGCGTTTTGGGCACCAAGGATGATGGATCATGTTTATCACGTGTGAGCTAAAATGACATGTCgttttaactttttaatgattgagagttgagatttttttttttttttttaagaaacaatgGTTGAGACTTTGATGTGGCTGGATTTTTTCATGGAACATTCCTCTCATATGGGCAGATCatacatacaaaataataaagagtCCGATTAATAGATTGGTTAgggtatttgttaataaatgattttagagaaattttgatgcaagttttattgaaaatgaagaaacctataaaaaaaaaaagtgttgttgtttttttttcctataaatagTTTCTAAATAGGTTAAAAACAAGTTGGGTTAGTTGAGTAGGGTCGAGTTGACATGTATTTTCTcacatgattattttttaaacatgtaTTTGTcatttggtaagtcatgtaGTAATTTACTTGttgtaaaatgcattactttgaaaTCACCGGATTTGACTTActtctagtacttttttaactggacatgtcattttattttaaatatataatggcAAGTGGTAGTATGTTTTaatctctacattttatttagttagtgagtGACGTagcagtttctcattaaaacaaaaagagattttacttaaaaaagtattagaggtaagccaaacccaaaatcacaaCCTATATCAAGAAAGTGCTCAATAAATTGATACTTGTTCAAATAgttataaatttattcaaatgcCAACATTgctaaccaaaataaaatagaacaaaCACAAAGGAGTCTAGGCTCTAGTCTACTActtgaaaatctaattaaaataaacacacatgTTTTACTTCTACAAGAtatcaaaattccaaaacattaaaaaataataataaataaaaattacaagccaaactcaaatataataatgtgaATGTGAACAAGCTTGTAAGCATGAGACTAGATTTAACtatgtataatattatattttcatatGTATAGTTGTCTATAAATATATTTAGGCAAGTACAAATTATACTCCCTAAGTTTGactgaaattcatttcaattctttaattttactttcattcaattgaattttttaagtcttgttaaaaaattaccatttaatatttttttcttacatggAAAacatctataaaattaataaaaatagtttatagattttttatgtatgaattttttttttcattagttaattgtatgcttaattgcaattttttaaatagaattgGACAAAATgcctgaattgaataaatttgaaatttagagaactcaattgaataaaaataatgttagatgaataaaatgaattttagtcAAACTTAGAAGATGTAgtttgcattttattcatatatttatatagacttAAGATTGTGTTATATAAGTTTGTAAATAGCTTCAtgtaatatcaaattattatttgtaatttattgataatataaacaatatattCATAGTAGAAGTTCATGGATTTGTAAGGGGGTAAAACAATTTTGTCAtgttttaactatatataagaaaagaataaattaattaagtaaCTTGTGAACAATTCAAGCTTATTTGACAATAAAACGAACTAGGCATAAACATATAATCTTGTTTGGTAATAAACTTGAGCATGGTTGttcaaaatacaataaaatgaatAAGTCTTAACTTTTAATACTCGACTCATATtcaaactaattttatattacaCTAAAAAACCTTAAGGGTTAAGTGTTGCATAATT contains the following coding sequences:
- the LOC115959068 gene encoding pentatricopeptide repeat-containing protein At1g77360, mitochondrial-like, with the protein product MIRICNHRNKLFFKGMMFVRMYSSSELTTEVLDPRKRICEIMISCPALALDTALNQSGIRVSPDVVEDVLKRFENAGMLAYRFFEWAGKQRNYVHSVRAYHSMIESLAKIRQYQIMWDLVNSMRNKSMLNVETFCIIMRKYSRAQKVEEAIYTFNIMEKYDTTPNLAAFNGLLSALCKSRNVRKAQEIFDSMKDRFVPDPKTYSILLEGWGKSPNLPRAREIFREMVDMGCNPDIVTYGIMVDILCKAGRVDEALGIVKNMDTRTFKPTSFIYSVLVHTYGIENRIEDAVDTFLEMERNGIKPDVAVYNALISAFCKTNKLKNVYRVLNDMDSKGVTPNSRTCNIILNSLILRGETDEAFRIFRRMIKVCEPDADTYTMMIKMFCERDELEMALKVWKYMRLKRFIPSMHTFSVLINGLCEKGNVSKACVLLEEMIEKGIRPSGVTFGRLRQLLLKEGREDVLKFLQEKMNLLVKEPLCD